The Schistocerca nitens isolate TAMUIC-IGC-003100 chromosome 2, iqSchNite1.1, whole genome shotgun sequence nucleotide sequence ATGACACTTGGTACATCCTAGGAATGTACTAAAATAAATACCTGGAGACTTTTCAAACAAAAAGTTCTAAAAATTATGGATATTAAATCCAGATGCTTCCTGTATCATAAAAACAGACACTGAACTGGCGTCCCTTTTCAATTAGTGAATACTTACTTCAAAGAAGAAAATATTAACACAACTAGAACAGGACTGAACTGCTGAGACAGGACACACAAGCCACAAGGACCATCTCGGATTTACCTAGACCCCCTGCATCAGGAGAGGTTTGTGTTCATAGTGTAATAAACATCGAGGATATCTTCAGAACATGTTCAGAGGCAAGTAAACCCtaataataatttatgtaaaataagggaaaagcaGCCACTTACCTGAACAGGACTGGTTTGTGGCACACAGAAACATTTAACAGAAAATTTAACACTACCTCTCAACTTCTTGCTCATTTTCTGGTACGAgcgcacacactcatgcaaacacaaccacTCAAACATTCAGTCTTGTGGTAGAAGTGAGATTGATCCTCCAATATCAATTATCGAAAGTAGTTGAAAGATCAGCCACATCCTGCACCAGAGCATTGACTACCTCTCGCCGTgccctgagatgagggatatcctacccaaaaTCCTACAAGCATTACCCAAGGTAGTGTTCCCAATGCCTACCGAATTTAGAGAATATCCCTATGCACCCCTACTCCAATCCTGCTCCCAATCCTGCACCCTGTAGATCATTCCCTTGTAGTTGACCCAGGAGCCAGACCTATTCTGTCCACTCACATGTATGGGCACCATCAAACTGTGACAGACCGAAAACTTTAATACCCAGTTGCCTAACATGTGGCATGCCACGACACAAatgatttcaatagctgcttcaatGAATGGGTCATTCGGATACTTCCTTTCAGCACAAGTTTCTTTGAACCATGTAGGTGGAAATTCTATCTCCATCATATCCTATGCTTTCACAATCTTCCTGGCCTAAACCCCCATTTTGTCTCCCATTGCCTCAACTAACCTTTTtcttctctcttctgtccacaccaCTAATCCCCATCCAGACTGTGTACTGTCTTCTCCCACCATCTTCCTCCCTGCcatgcggtctctctctctctctctctctctctctctctctcccctcctctttTTCCCCACCCCTCACCATACTCTCTCCCCTTCCTGTCTTCCACTCCACGTTTTGTCTTGTTCTGCAGCCACTGAGACACCTGGCGAAAAAGACCTGCCTCACATTACCCTTCGATCCCTTCTTGCCTTGTGGGTCCTTCCCTACCCCTTCCTCACCTCCATCTACTCAGGCAATTACTTTCATTAATTGTTATTCACTAATCCATCTCACTACTACCATGTGCATGGACATTTgggccattgtgtgtgtgtgtgtgtgtgtgtgtgtgtgtgtgtgtgtgtatttctactaGAAAAAGAGAATGAGCGCAAAAGCTAATTGTTAACTGCTTTCTATTATGAACTTCTGTGTGTCACACACCAGTCCGCTACAGGTAAGTGGCTGCCTTCCCTTACATTACATATCTTCCCATCCACGAATTTCCATTATTCTAACAATGATCTAATACCCTATGGAACTCTTTTGGGGTACTTCCACATTGTTCAAGTCTTGACTTTGAGAGTTTTGTCTGATAACATGATGACCACTGCTGAAAGAATGATCACAGcaattacacactacttatacaAAATACTAATGGGAATATAgcagaacaataaaacaattttGTAGTCATAACTGTTAAGGCAGCAAGTATTTTACGTACCTCGCACTTTTAGCTTCACAATTCTGCAGGTCTCCACTgccagtgtttgtcagtattctcCTATTATCAGAAATACTGATACTGTTCAGAGGCACTGCTGGAGGTGGGGGTGGAAGTTCTCCAGACGGCTGTGATCTCAGCACCGCTGCTGTCTGCTGTGGCCGGTTTTCACTGGGCTGCCGCTCAGCTTTCATATTTGTCACTGTATCCACTACAGGTAATTGTGCATTTCCGGcacttttactatttattttcttgAGAATACCAGGCCTAACATCGTCCTTTTGCTGGTGTGTGGACCCTATGGAGCCAGAGAATGTAGGCTGTGAAGAAGGAACTGCTGTAGAAACTGTTGCTTGAGAAACAGGATTTGGTGTAGGCACTGTAGTTGTTTTATTTGTAGGTGAACTGTTCACTTTAGTTGCTGACCGATTAGAGTAACACTTTACAGTTTTCTGTAAAGCTTTATTAGAGTCAGGATGCTGAGAATTACTACCCTGGGTTACGATACCCaataatgtttttgtttttgaAGTGCTTTCTGCGTCTGAAGTTTTTCCAGGTGGCACTGATGAACTCTTTTTACTATTTGGTACAATGCAGGTCAGACGACCAATTAGTACTGGTGATGAATTACTCGTGAACTGCTTTGCACTGATAACTGCTGGAGATTTACGTTTTCGGAGAATGTTGGGATGTGAAACTGCACTGGAAGCTGccacaacattttttttcaacTGAGCACTGCCATTTTGTTTCGATAAAACACTCGAGGCATCATTACCCACACCCCGCACCACAGTGTCATTTTGCAACCTGACAATCTTGCTTTCTGTACTAACTCTCATCACTGGCACATTACTGGCAGGGCTGACAGAGGAACTGCTCAACACCTTCAAATTCTGAGGTAACATCGAAGGCTGACGGTCGGCTTTTGAGGACACATTTGCAGAGGATGTTGTAACTGTAGCAAGTGAATTACTAGAGATAACAAGCTCCTGGCTGTTTCTCTTGAGCACACTGTATGAAACACTATCTGATGTGCTACTCTGACTAATAATAGCTGGTGAAGATGTCAGAGTTGACATCACAGAATTTGGCAGTTTCTGAGCTAGATGAATTGGCACTGTCTGCACTAAAGGTAGTGAGGAAGATGCCAGCGGCACTGCTGGTGTCGTCGAAACTGTCAGTGCTCCCATCGAAACGGGCAGTGACGGCTGTGTGGTCTGCGGTGCCACCAGCGTAGTTGCTGGTCCTAGTTGTATGCCCAGGTCTCCTACCAGAGACACACTGGACGGAACAGCTGGTGTGAGCACAGTTACGGTACTCATCCCAGCTGCAGTGAAAGTTGGTGCGCTTGCAAATGTGTCTGGCACAATGATGAACTGGGACACATTCGGAAGAATGGCTTGTCCTGAAGATAATGAATTTGGTACAGACAAAGAGTACTGTTGCAAAGATGATGAATTTGTAACATTCTGTGGCACAGTTAATGAAGCTGTAGCGTTATCTGGCAAAGGTAGTGAAActgtagcattatttgggacaggTAATAAAGCAGTTGCATTTTGTGGCACAGATAATGAACTAGTGGCAGTCTGTAGCACCGGTGATGAACTTGTGCTCAACTGTAGCACGGATGATGAACTTCCAATACATTGTGGGGCAGATGGTACACACTTAGCATTCTGCACTGCAGGTGACCAACTCATACCACCCTCTGAGGCAGATGAATTACTTACATGCTGTGGTAAGGAACTCTTTACTTGCTGTGGTACAGAAGATACACTGGGACAGCTCTGCGGCACAGCAGACTGTGAAAATACAACACTTGCCGAGGGAGAAGCACTGACACAAGTGGACTGCCCTGTGGTAGGAACTGAGGCAGACTGAGATGAAGATTTCTGCAGAGGGAGAAGTGCTGGCACACAGTCCGTCACAATACTTGTCTGCCCAGCCTGTCTTAACTCACTGGTTGTCTTGACACGCAATTTTGGTTTCTGTGGATTGGTTGATGTAGCACAAAGAAGTTCTGAGTTCTCTGTGGTCGCCACAGATGCATTACTGTGGCCAACAGCTGTACTTGCACACCGTAATTCTGTGTTGTTTGTAGTCACTATGGAATCTTTAGTGTTTCCAACAGCTGTGCTAACTTCAGAGTCTGAAGCTTTTGTAGTCTCCAAACACACATTATTATTTCTCAAATTCTTTTCTAGTTTGTCAATCCTTGGCACTTTTGTTGATTTCCCTTTGTCTACAGGGTCAATTTTGCGTTTTAGATATTGATCGAGTGAGAAGCTGGCAGGAATTTGTTCTTCAGTCTGCAacagacacaaaaagaaaaaaatagaaataaataaaatgacaatcataaTTGTGTACAAAATATTATAACATGAAAATGCAGGTATTTCTATTTAAGTAACTGTTCTGCAGAGTTTTCAGTCTACTGCAGAAAGTAATAAGCCTAAATGtcaaaattattaatattaattcTAATTTATTCACTAACTGCAAATAATTTCTTCTGATTACTTAGTTGTTTACTGTGTCATGTTAACCTAGATTCATGGAtgatttaattttcatttagaCTGTAAAACAATGGTTAGAATAAACTGCCTCTTGCATTTTCAGCTACCTGAGACAGGTGAATCTGGCCCCATTACACAGAAAGATGCCAATTCTCAACATTGATTGTGTGGAGTTAATCACACAGTTGTACTTTCATGCCATTAATCTCCATAGTTAAAAGTATGAACCAAACAAATTCTGACTACCTCTTACAAATTCATCCTTGTTTGAACTGTTATTGTGTTACCTTCAATCTGGAGGCCAGTTTGATACACCTCTCCACAATAGCCTATTCTGTAGAAGACTCCATTTCTCCATAGCCACTGCAACCCACATTAATTCGAACCTGTTTACTGCACTGAAATCTTGGtcccctccttcctccccttccTACAACATACATCTCTTTCATTTACCAAACTGACacatccttgatgcctcaggatgtcctaccaactgatcgccTCTTTTAATCACGGTGCACCACAAAGTTACTTTTACCCCAACTCAATTCCGTGGCTTCCCACTAGTTATTTGCcctactcatctaatctttagGCTTCTACGATATCACCAAAactttctagtctcttcttgtctgaactgggtATCTTCCACATTTCATATTTTACCtctgtacaaggctacaatccagacaaataccttcagagaagactttcTAATGCTTTAATTTACATTAACTGCGAACAAAATTCCCTTTGAAAATATGCTTTTTTGCTATTTCCAGTCTCAGTTTTATATTGTCTGTACTTTGGCtaaattgtcagttattttgctgctaaaAAACTTATTCGTTAACTTTTACTTCCTAAAGTAATTCAATGATCATCGCCTGATTTAAACTGACCACATTCTATATTCTTTGTTAtgatgcttttgttgacgttcatcttataatcCCTTTTCAAGATGTTATCCATTCTGGACAACTGTTCTCCCAAGTCTTTCACTGCTCACTCagtgaacagattgaataacatcatggataggctacagccctgtctcattccaTCCTCAACTACTGCTTGCCCTTCACGTCCCTCCACTTTCAAACTGCACTCCACTTTCaaactgcagtgtggtttctgtacaagttgtatataacctttTACACCCCGTATTTTATCTAcaatgccttcagaatttcaaagggcgtattacagtcaacattgtcaaaagatttctctaaatgtTACTAATGTGGGTTATTCTTTATTTAACCTATCTTCTTAGgtgagtcatagggtcagtattgccttgtgtccCTCCATTTctctggaatctaaactgatcttcccgaggtcaacttctaccaagTTTTTCGTTCTCCAGTAAATAATCTGAGTCAGTATTTGTAACCACAACTTATTACAGtgacagtaatattcacacctgtcttctttggaataTGATTTAATGCATTATATTTGAcatctgagggtacttcacctgtcttgTGTCCCACATATTGGGTGGAATGGTTTTATCATGACTGGTGGCTCTACAATCTCAATAATTCTGGGAAAATGATGTCCACTACACAAGTTTTGTCCTGACTTGTCTTTCAGtgtccatatcatcttcatctatatcctcttcccgtTCTATAACATTGTTTACAAGTATGTTTCCATTGTAGAGAATCtctataaactgaggtgacaaaagtcatggtacagTGACATGCATGTATACAGAGGGTGGCAATATCGCATAAACAAAGTATAGAAGGACAGTGCACTgggagagctgtcatttgcactcagatgattcatgtgaaaaggtttccgatgtgattgtggctACACTATGGGAATAAACAGACTttcaatgcagaatggtagttggagctagacccacgtgatattccattttgaaaatcgttacagaactcaatattcagagatccacagagtcaagagagtaacaaattccaggcattacttctccccatggacaacacagtggccgatgggtttcacttaacaaccgagaacagtggcatttgtatcagtgctaacagacaagcaacactgcgtgaaataactgcagaaatcaatgtgggatgtatgacgaacatatctgttaggacagtatgAGGAAATCTGGCATCAATGGGCTATCACAGCAGAACACTGACACAATGCATTTGCTAAAATCACAacttcacctgcagtgcctctcctgggctcacgaccatattggttggaccccagCCAACTGGAAAACCATGATCTGATCAATTGAGTCCTgacttcagttgctaagagctaatagtagggttcgagtgtggtgcagaccctacaaagccatgaacccaggttgccaacaaggcactgtgatagctggtggtggctccaacaCAGTGTGGGCTGTTTTACATGGAACAGACAGGGtcacctggtccaactgaactgatcactgactggaaatagttatgttcggttacttgaaaACCAattcagtcattcatggacttcatgtatcCAAACAACcactgaatttttatggatgacaatgcgacatgtctctgggccaaaattgttcacaactggtttgaagaacattctggacaattcaagcaaataaatgGCCAttcagattgcccaacatgaatccatctgaacatttatgggaaataatcgaaaggtcagttcacgtaaaaaatcctgcaccagtaacactttcgcaataatggtCCCCTAtgcaggcagcatggttcaatatttctgcagaggacctacaacgatttgttgagtcaatGTAATGTCAAGTTGCTGTACTACACCACGCAAAAGGAAGTCCTACGCtgtattaggatgtatcccatcacttgtcacctcagtgtgtattccttccatctttcaaccTTCCCTTCTTCGAACAGTACATATAGGCTTGACACCAGAGCTCTTCATACTCATACAAATGTTTCTCTTGTCCCTTAAGTCCTCTTTATTTTGCTATAGGCAGCATATATCTTTCAGATAGTCaaacatgcttctacagccttgtatTTCTCTTTCACTGATTTCAACTTTGGTCTTCTGCACTTAACGTCAGTCTGATTAATTATATGTCTGTAttcacttttgcctgcttcatttggtgcatttttatattttctccttttacaatttaaatttaatatctcttgtgttatacgTGGATTTCTACTGGACCCTGTCGTTTTGGCTAATTGcttctctgctgtcttcactatttcatctctcaaagctaccagttCACTTTCTATTGTATTCCTTCCCCTGTTCCAGTCGACACCACTGCCTCAGGATTTCTCTGTAACTCTcggaaacctctggttctttcaaattacCCAGGTCCACTTTCCTCAGTTTACTATCTTTTTGCAACTACTGCCTCTGGCCCTGGAAAGgtgttgcagtttaaaatctggtttcaaaacctTTGTCTCACTATTttgtaatccatctgaaacctttatggcctcaggtctcttccatgtatacaaccttctttcatgattcatcgACATTACACATACATCTATACtcattgcatcactttgaaatcttatcaagatccgattGAACATTTGTGCAACTTCTttcattaaagataactgcatcatctgcaaaaagtctgaggttaccattaacattgtccacaaggtcattaatgtacaatatgaacagcaagggtcccaacacacttccctggggcacaccagaagttacttctatatctgttgatgactctccacccaaaataacatgctgcactTTCCCTATGAAAATAACCTCAATGCAGTTACAAATTCATGGACTTCAAGTATCCAAACAACCACtacatttttatggattacaatgcgccaTGACACAGGGccacacaattgttcgcgactggtttgacgaacattctggtcAACTGAAGTgactcatacttttgataataagcatagatgtggtatcgaatcaaatgcttttcgaaaatcgagaaatattgcatctacctgccTTGATTTGTGGCTTTGTGTGTCATTTGAGAAAGGTGCAAGTAGGGTCTCACAGAATCTGTGCTGGTTGGCATGATGAGTGTCATTCTGTTGAGATaacacctcattacatttgagctcaataTATGTCCTAAGATTATACCACAATTGGGTGTCAAGGATACTGGAGTGTAGTTTTTGAGCATCACTTCAACTACCCTTCTTATGCATGGGTGTGACCTCGGCTTTCTTTTAACTACTGAGCACAATTTATTGTCCAAGGGATTTACTTCTTTGTAAAGGAGCATTTCTGATTTTGTTCTCCTACGGATAATTTTAGTTCCTGACTTgcccatgagtgtctggacactaactttggtgccactaacagcctttacataaaatcagaatttctttgggttttgtgaaagatctttccacagtattctgctacagtagtaacTAATGGCTTAAcacattgttctcttgacagccaaatgcatttaatTTAGCATCTATTTATCGGTAATCTTTGTTTTACAACTATTCTGAAGTAGTCTGTTTTTTTAGCAGGTTTGCCCCCCACTCACCCAGCACTGCATCAAAGAATACAGAATTCAGTAAGATGTGCATCACTTGGttgcattttgtgaagtgtgaGGCATTTAAGCAGCATTGCTTTGCAAGTATGTCCTTCAGATGCGTGGTCTGATTCTCATCCCTAAATATGTATTCCCATGTGCCATTTTTGATGTATAGTGCTTTGACTTGTATTCTGCATGGACCATGACTATCACGTGATAGCACTTCCAATTGAACTCCTTGTGCAACAGTTGTGTGTGCCAAGCAAACACATACCAAATGCCAGCTCCTTTCTGTACGctgatgacaaaaatattttgataATTAGTAGAGGTGACTTATTGCAAGATGCAGTCAATGACTGGCAATTATAATCTTGGTTTCAAGCAAATTGACTACTCACTCAATCAACTACCCactcaaaagattccggaacattcataattttgcgcCAATTGTGTGTTGGGGTGAAATGTGGCTGgtatccctgcacacacctgtgtttaatgtgtaactactgGAAGTATATTGTTGTATGTCATTTGGTATAgttcagtgctgcactgagaagaatgttgtgtcacacagtttgcaaattccaagatggcagagttaggtgagcaACGTGTCTGCATAAAATTATGCATGAAAGGCAAGCAAACCTTTGACTGATTGATTAATTAATTGAGAGGATTTATGTGACCAAATGATGAGTCATCAGTCCTATGATTCCAAAGTTACTCTAAGAAGAAAGAGGATTCGCTAAAAGTGGACAGATCCAGTCAGGGGTGTCAAActataaaataatgaagttaaaacacacacagtaaaaggcacaaaaggtgagaacaaatctaaaaactggaaaaaagggcagtCTTTACAGACCGAGAGGACATGAAGAGAAGTCCCAGTCACCATCACCCTGCCCTTGccccaggaatacagtaaaacctTATACCTGGAAAtacaaaccactttcacagaggaaaccgaggaccagttcaaccatccatgaatcgcctgctaatattaaatttgagGAATCTGGAAGACTGTACTTAGCacaaagggccaaaagaaggggacattccaccaagatgtgggataccgtcagtctggctTCACAACGACACTGTGGGGGTGGTTCGTTATGCAGGAGGAAACATTGGGTGAGCTTGGTATGATCAATGCATAGACGGCaaaaaacagtggactccttctgagaggagcagaaggaagagtgCCAAAGTGCAGTAGAATCCTTGATTGTgaggagtttattactatgagcagtagcgcaCCAAACAGCATTTCACTTTTGGGCCAAGAGAGCACCTGcaatcatgaaagggaatgggggtaagtatctgcttcttgAGCCAagtggtcagccagttcattccatgGGATTCCTACATGATttaggacccagagaaagacaactgagcagggcagagagaaggtcatggatagcggAGACTAAAaggtgacgagagtagcatcggtCGATAGCCTGCTGGCTGCTCATTGAGTCAGAACAAATTAAAACATTGTGAAGAGAGGCCAGAGAAACAAAATGGATggctctgtgaatggctagaagctctgctgtgaacacactacatgacccCAGCAATAAATGGTGTTTTAAGCCAGTAGGAGACGCTGAAGCATATCCCACCGTATCGACTTtcttggaaccatcagtgtagaagatggtggcACACTGGTGTTCTGGAAAGATGACACATACAAGACGCCAGAAAACCATAGGGGCAACAGAgatctta carries:
- the LOC126236011 gene encoding uncharacterized protein LOC126236011 isoform X1, which translates into the protein MGESVKELLQFLCRLCARTDKSCVDVFSKDGSRHFIQKKIRLCLPVIVEEQDEMPRQICLSCLNKLESTYEFYTTCIYAQSTIQRLLRAESLHDSDHVNELGNKTEEQIPASFSLDQYLKRKIDPVDKGKSTKVPRIDKLEKNLRNNNVCLETTKASDSEVSTAVGNTKDSIVTTNNTELRCASTAVGHSNASVATTENSELLCATSTNPQKPKLRVKTTSELRQAGQTSIVTDCVPALLPLQKSSSQSASVPTTGQSTCVSASPSASVVFSQSAVPQSCPSVSSVPQQVKSSLPQHVSNSSASEGGMSWSPAVQNAKCVPSAPQCIGSSSSVLQLSTSSSPVLQTATSSLSVPQNATALLPVPNNATVSLPLPDNATASLTVPQNVTNSSSLQQYSLSVPNSLSSGQAILPNVSQFIIVPDTFASAPTFTAAGMSTVTVLTPAVPSSVSLVGDLGIQLGPATTLVAPQTTQPSLPVSMGALTVSTTPAVPLASSSLPLVQTVPIHLAQKLPNSVMSTLTSSPAIISQSSTSDSVSYSVLKRNSQELVISSNSLATVTTSSANVSSKADRQPSMLPQNLKVLSSSSVSPASNVPVMRVSTESKIVRLQNDTVVRGVGNDASSVLSKQNGSAQLKKNVVAASSAVSHPNILRKRKSPAVISAKQFTSNSSPVLIGRLTCIVPNSKKSSSVPPGKTSDAESTSKTKTLLGIVTQGSNSQHPDSNKALQKTVKCYSNRSATKVNSSPTNKTTTVPTPNPVSQATVSTAVPSSQPTFSGSIGSTHQQKDDVRPGILKKINSKSAGNAQLPVVDTVTNMKAERQPSENRPQQTAAVLRSQPSGELPPPPPAVPLNSISISDNRRILTNTGSGDLQNCEAKSASSQANKSGLTPKPRGAVVTATVSPFTPTLRPASEPQRQLPEGPPPEVQVEPVRPSSQSPSEVGPRRSSTSSPSPPSVGKEECPYCHIEFPVDILIHHKTLHYRERFYTCIDCDKNFVTEKGLESHRCQKESKG
- the LOC126236011 gene encoding uncharacterized protein LOC126236011 isoform X2 — encoded protein: MGESVKELLQFLCRLCARTDKSCVDVFSKDGSRHFIQKKIRLCLPVIVEEQDEMPRQICLSCLNKLESTYEFYTTCIYAQSTIQRLLRAESLHDSDHVNELGNKTEEQIPASFSLDQYLKRKIDPVDKGKSTKVPRIDKLEKNLRNNNVCLETTKASDSEVSTAVGNTKDSIVTTNNTELRCASTAVGHSNASVATTENSELLCATSTNPQKPKLRVKTTSELRQAGQTSIVTDCVPALLPLQKSSSQSASVPTTGQSTCVSASPSASVVFSQSAVPQSCPSVSSVPQQVKSSLPQHVSNSSASEGGMSWSPAVQNAKCVPSAPQCIGSSSSVLQLSTSSSPVLQTATSSLSVPQNATALLPVPNNATVSLPLPDNATASLTVPQNVTNSSSLQQYSLSVPNSLSSGQAILPNVSQFIIVPDTFASAPTFTAAGMSTVTVLTPAVPSSVSLVGDLGIQLGPATTLVAPQTTQPSLPVSMGALTVSTTPAVPLASSSLPLVQTVPIHLAQKLPNSVMSTLTSSPAIISQSSTSDSVSYSVLKRNSQELVISSNSLATVTTSSANVSSKADRQPSMLPQNLKVLSSSSVSPASNVPVMRVSTESKIVRLQNDTVVRGVGNDASSVLSKQNGSAQLKKNVVAASSAVSHPNILRKRKSPAVISAKQFTSNSSPVLIGRLTCIVPNSKKSSSVPPGKTSDAESTSKTKTLLGIVTQGSNSQHPDSNKALQKTVKCYSNRSATKVNSSPTNKTTTVPTPNPVSQATVSTAVPSSQPTFSGSIGSTHQQKDDVRPGILKKINSKSAGNAQLPVVDTVTNMKAERQPSENRPQQTAAVLRSQPSGELPPPPPAVPLNSISISDNRRILTNTGSGDLQNCEAKSASQANKSGLTPKPRGAVVTATVSPFTPTLRPASEPQRQLPEGPPPEVQVEPVRPSSQSPSEVGPRRSSTSSPSPPSVGKEECPYCHIEFPVDILIHHKTLHYRERFYTCIDCDKNFVTEKGLESHRCQKESKG
- the LOC126236011 gene encoding uncharacterized protein LOC126236011 isoform X3 translates to MPRQICLSCLNKLESTYEFYTTCIYAQSTIQRLLRAESLHDSDHVNELGNKTEEQIPASFSLDQYLKRKIDPVDKGKSTKVPRIDKLEKNLRNNNVCLETTKASDSEVSTAVGNTKDSIVTTNNTELRCASTAVGHSNASVATTENSELLCATSTNPQKPKLRVKTTSELRQAGQTSIVTDCVPALLPLQKSSSQSASVPTTGQSTCVSASPSASVVFSQSAVPQSCPSVSSVPQQVKSSLPQHVSNSSASEGGMSWSPAVQNAKCVPSAPQCIGSSSSVLQLSTSSSPVLQTATSSLSVPQNATALLPVPNNATVSLPLPDNATASLTVPQNVTNSSSLQQYSLSVPNSLSSGQAILPNVSQFIIVPDTFASAPTFTAAGMSTVTVLTPAVPSSVSLVGDLGIQLGPATTLVAPQTTQPSLPVSMGALTVSTTPAVPLASSSLPLVQTVPIHLAQKLPNSVMSTLTSSPAIISQSSTSDSVSYSVLKRNSQELVISSNSLATVTTSSANVSSKADRQPSMLPQNLKVLSSSSVSPASNVPVMRVSTESKIVRLQNDTVVRGVGNDASSVLSKQNGSAQLKKNVVAASSAVSHPNILRKRKSPAVISAKQFTSNSSPVLIGRLTCIVPNSKKSSSVPPGKTSDAESTSKTKTLLGIVTQGSNSQHPDSNKALQKTVKCYSNRSATKVNSSPTNKTTTVPTPNPVSQATVSTAVPSSQPTFSGSIGSTHQQKDDVRPGILKKINSKSAGNAQLPVVDTVTNMKAERQPSENRPQQTAAVLRSQPSGELPPPPPAVPLNSISISDNRRILTNTGSGDLQNCEAKSASSQANKSGLTPKPRGAVVTATVSPFTPTLRPASEPQRQLPEGPPPEVQVEPVRPSSQSPSEVGPRRSSTSSPSPPSVGKEECPYCHIEFPVDILIHHKTLHYRERFYTCIDCDKNFVTEKGLESHRCQKESKG